A segment of the Symmachiella macrocystis genome:
CGAAGACAAACTTCCGAGCCAAACGTCATTCTCGGCCATCATCTTGACAACCTCTTCGCTGAGAAGGTGACCGTGCACAATATCCTTGACCCCTGCACGGATACAGCGCTTCACGGATTCGTCGTTATAGGCGTGTGCACAGACATAGGTGTCATAGTCGGTCGCCGCTTCGACCGCAGCACGCATTTCAGCTTCTGAATATCCGACACTTTCAAGCGGGTCTTTCAGCGAAGCAACGCCCCCCCCAGCCATGATCTTAATCTGAGCCGCACTTTGGGCCAACGCGAATCGCGTTGCCTTGCGAACCTCGGCTGGTCCATCCGCCAGTGTGGAAAGCCCCATGGCCGACATCCACCACGCTGCACTACCAGGATATTCTTTCGCCTGGTGCGGTGTTTGCCCGCCCCAGTCACCATGTCCGGAGGTGCAACTGATCATCGGACCGCAGGAGTAGATCCGTGGCCCATCCACTTGGCCGGCGTCGATTGCCCGCCCTAGTTCTACGGAGGGACCACCGGTGTCACGGATGGTGGTTACACCCATCATCAGCATGATCTTGCCTTGTGGGATGGCATCGTAAGCAACTTTGAGTGGCAGCGCCTTGTTCATGATGTCATCTGGCCCTGTACCTTTGGACAGCATGATGTGCTGGTGAGAATCAATCAGGCCGGGAATGAGGTACCCGCCGTTGCCGTCGATGACCTCCACCTTCACCGAGACTTTCTCTGCCGTGCCTTTATCATCGGTGACGGAGAGCTTTAGGAAATTCCCAGTTGCTGTCCCGCCCGCGATTTTTTTCGAGGTCTTCCGGACTGCGTCGACTTCGTAGTCTCCTCCCGTCGGAATGTTTCTAGCGACCTGCTTAATCTTATCCCCAACAATCAGAACATCGGTTTCTTTCTTTAGCGCGTCGCTGGTCCCATCCCAGACGTGGACGTTTTTGATCACGATGACCGGTGGGATTTCGAGTTTGCCTTCTTGAGCGAAGAGAGCCGATGTGGCGCATAGGCTGCTGGCGATGGCCAAGTAGAACATACAGTTAGTCAGTCGTTTCATGGTTGTTTCTCCGGTAACTTCTTCTGATTGGAACTTGTCTTTGTGATTTCGTTGTGGGCCTACTTCTTTAGTGATGCCTCTAATTGCCTCGTTGGGCATAGGCCTTGATCTCTGGTTGTAACATCGTGTACGCAGACTGAATGGTCGTGACTGCAACTCCGTTGCGTACGGACTTCTTCGTGGTTTTTGCCTGGACCGTTCCCGTGACTCGCACAGGAATCCTTATGCCGGGACGGGCAATACCTGGTTCCGTTGATATGAAGATCACCTGGAGCGGAGAGGGCGCCGCTTCGTTACTGCAGACGGCGCTCGTTGGAACTAGAAAAAACTCCGTCAACCGACCCTCGATGGTCTTGATTGGGATGACGTAGCCGGTCAGCGTCACTTGCTTATCGCCCAGCGACTTGGCAATCGACTTCGAAAGACCTTCGACTTGCATACCGCGGATTTGTCGGACACGTTCTCGCTGCACCATGAGCCAGTCGATGTCGACGCCTTCGTTCTTCAGCTTGCGAGCAAGTTCAGCAGCCTCCTTCGCATCGACACCATCCGCCTTGATTTTCTCTTGTGCAATCAAACGTTGAACGCGAACTACGTAACTGAGGTCTGAGAGTTGA
Coding sequences within it:
- a CDS encoding metal-dependent hydrolase family protein; this encodes MPNEAIRGITKEVGPQRNHKDKFQSEEVTGETTMKRLTNCMFYLAIASSLCATSALFAQEGKLEIPPVIVIKNVHVWDGTSDALKKETDVLIVGDKIKQVARNIPTGGDYEVDAVRKTSKKIAGGTATGNFLKLSVTDDKGTAEKVSVKVEVIDGNGGYLIPGLIDSHQHIMLSKGTGPDDIMNKALPLKVAYDAIPQGKIMLMMGVTTIRDTGGPSVELGRAIDAGQVDGPRIYSCGPMISCTSGHGDWGGQTPHQAKEYPGSAAWWMSAMGLSTLADGPAEVRKATRFALAQSAAQIKIMAGGGVASLKDPLESVGYSEAEMRAAVEAATDYDTYVCAHAYNDESVKRCIRAGVKDIVHGHLLSEEVVKMMAENDVWLGSLSSPYGLMDVPWFTDENRRKGREVLAGYENVMKLAKKHGVKMGFGTDAAAGMVETILYEFTMRSKFFTPLEMLKQATSTNAELLRFSKSRDPYRAAPLGVVKDGAWADMLIYSANPLEDIKVVTEPEKNLKLIMKGGKIYKNELGE
- a CDS encoding DUF3299 domain-containing protein, whose protein sequence is MNHYFQILLAAIVVCALPFDRSFAEEETRPKNAAGEFEAAPHPKTIRWSYLAPENGKPFNDPFSKLTQNQLSDLSYVVRVQRLIAQEKIKADGVDAKEAAELARKLKNEGVDIDWLMVQRERVRQIRGMQVEGLSKSIAKSLGDKQVTLTGYVIPIKTIEGRLTEFFLVPTSAVCSNEAAPSPLQVIFISTEPGIARPGIRIPVRVTGTVQAKTTKKSVRNGVAVTTIQSAYTMLQPEIKAYAQRGN